The proteins below come from a single Dermatophilaceae bacterium Soc4.6 genomic window:
- a CDS encoding TauD/TfdA family dioxygenase: protein MTETVLQPLGVEVTDLDLADPAQVTTEAVARLRHLLAEHGVVVVPGQQHLDDAAFVAVLHAFGDLMPSPGEIPVDDLHELNVISNVGRTTPPRSTFHVDTSYVSQPPAYTALRAVTIPHEGGETLFSNQYRALETLDPQLRARVDGRTIEHVVTGVELGPDDEGSARHPVVRPHPLSHRDALYLTTAARCADVSGLEPGEARELVDLLLEHSTRPDNVYRHVWSPGDVVIWDNGCVLHRADHAGVVGDRVMHRGMVAGYGPAAPPDGS from the coding sequence ATGACCGAGACCGTGCTGCAGCCCCTCGGGGTGGAGGTCACCGACCTCGACCTCGCCGACCCCGCCCAGGTCACGACGGAGGCGGTGGCCCGTCTGCGCCACCTGCTGGCCGAGCACGGCGTCGTCGTCGTCCCCGGCCAGCAGCACCTCGACGACGCCGCCTTCGTCGCCGTCCTGCACGCCTTCGGCGACCTGATGCCCTCGCCCGGGGAGATCCCCGTCGACGACCTGCACGAGCTCAACGTGATCAGCAACGTCGGCCGCACCACCCCTCCCCGGAGCACGTTCCATGTCGACACCAGCTACGTCAGCCAGCCGCCCGCCTACACGGCGCTGCGCGCGGTCACCATCCCGCACGAGGGTGGTGAGACGCTCTTCAGCAACCAGTACCGCGCCCTCGAGACCCTCGACCCCCAGCTGCGTGCCCGGGTGGACGGGCGCACGATCGAGCACGTCGTCACCGGTGTCGAGCTCGGTCCGGACGACGAGGGGTCGGCTCGTCACCCGGTGGTGCGACCCCATCCGCTGTCGCACCGCGACGCGCTCTACCTCACGACGGCTGCCCGCTGCGCGGACGTGAGCGGGCTGGAGCCCGGCGAGGCACGCGAGCTGGTCGACCTGCTCCTCGAGCACTCGACCCGGCCCGACAACGTCTACCGCCACGTCTGGAGCCCGGGAGACGTCGTCATCTGGGACAACGGCTGCGTCCTGCACCGGGCCGACCACGCGGGGGTCGTGGGAGACCGGGTCATGCACCGCGGCATGGTGGCGGGCTACGGTCCCGCAGCCCCACCCGACGGCTCGTGA
- a CDS encoding class I SAM-dependent methyltransferase, whose translation MTADTEAPAAPALRPVTPLGILAARLDVLRSVLLHSPSADPTTAALLDECRALAGGLDRYLEECTTPESPALARLAHLTRVADWSAPGGAGAAPLEAEMLSGHVEGQLLKMLVHTCRARRVLEVGMFTGYSALAMAEALPRDGEVVACEVDAAVADFAQRAFAESSAGRKVTVRVGAAADTLRDLAARGEVFDLVFVDADKPGYEGYVDAVLDGGLLAAHGLVCVDNTLMQGQPWVGGEPTRNGDAIARFNAALAADPRVEQVLLPLRDGLTLIRRVDRDHGDRADDQDPR comes from the coding sequence GTGACCGCCGACACCGAGGCCCCTGCCGCCCCGGCGCTGCGCCCGGTCACGCCCCTGGGGATCCTCGCCGCTCGCCTCGACGTGCTGAGATCGGTTCTCTTGCATAGCCCGTCGGCCGATCCGACCACAGCGGCCCTCCTCGACGAGTGCCGCGCACTGGCCGGTGGTCTCGACCGTTACCTCGAGGAGTGCACGACCCCGGAGTCCCCTGCCCTGGCCCGGCTCGCCCACCTGACGCGGGTGGCCGACTGGAGCGCTCCCGGCGGGGCCGGGGCGGCGCCGCTGGAGGCAGAGATGCTGTCAGGTCACGTGGAGGGCCAGCTGCTGAAGATGCTCGTCCACACCTGCCGCGCCCGTCGGGTGCTCGAGGTCGGCATGTTCACCGGCTACTCCGCGCTGGCGATGGCCGAGGCCCTCCCCCGCGACGGCGAGGTCGTCGCGTGCGAGGTCGACGCCGCCGTCGCCGACTTCGCGCAGCGCGCGTTCGCCGAGTCGAGTGCCGGTCGCAAGGTCACCGTGCGGGTCGGTGCCGCGGCCGACACCCTGCGGGACCTCGCGGCGCGGGGAGAGGTCTTCGACCTCGTCTTCGTCGACGCCGACAAGCCGGGCTACGAGGGCTACGTCGACGCCGTCCTCGACGGTGGCCTGCTCGCCGCTCACGGCCTGGTCTGCGTCGACAACACCCTCATGCAGGGACAGCCGTGGGTGGGGGGAGAGCCGACCCGCAACGGGGACGCCATCGCGCGCTTCAACGCTGCGCTGGCGGCTGACCCCCGGGTCGAGCAGGTGCTGCTCCCCCTGCGGGACGGACTCACCCTCATCCGCCGGGTCGACCGCGACCACGGTGACCGCGCCGACGACCAGGACCCCCGATGA
- a CDS encoding sedoheptulose 7-phosphate cyclase, with amino-acid sequence MTTTATPTAGTAGTAGTAPLSTFTASEQGFHVEAYEKVEYSLRYVDGVFAVDNTHLADSYRQWGRCLAVVDATVESLYGEQMRAYFAHHDIALSVFPLELDERTKTWDTVESIVDAFAAFGLVRKEPVLVVGGGLTTDVAGFACASFRRSTNYIRIPTTLIGLIDASVSIKVAVNHGKYKNRLGAYHASQQVILDFAFLRTLPEDQVRNGMAELIKINTVADATTFDLLEKYGEDLLATRFGHLDGTPELREIAHRITYDSIESMLRLETPNLQELDLDRVIAFGHTWSPTLELAPEVPFFHGHAINIDMAFSTTIAEQRGLIPVSDRDRIFWLMSRLGLALDSSYLTPGLVHQATDSILQTRDGLLRAAVPSPVGTCVFLNDLTPDELESILARHHEVVRSYPRGGEGLDMFLDSDR; translated from the coding sequence ATGACCACCACCGCGACCCCCACCGCCGGCACCGCCGGCACCGCCGGCACCGCGCCGCTGTCGACCTTCACGGCCTCGGAGCAGGGCTTCCACGTCGAGGCCTACGAGAAGGTGGAGTACAGCCTGCGCTACGTCGACGGCGTCTTCGCCGTCGACAACACCCACCTCGCCGACAGCTACCGCCAGTGGGGTCGCTGCCTCGCCGTGGTCGACGCCACCGTCGAGAGCCTCTACGGCGAGCAGATGCGCGCCTACTTCGCCCACCACGACATCGCCCTCTCGGTCTTCCCGCTCGAGCTCGACGAGCGCACCAAGACCTGGGACACGGTCGAGTCGATCGTCGACGCCTTCGCCGCCTTCGGTCTCGTGCGCAAGGAGCCGGTGCTCGTGGTCGGCGGAGGGCTGACGACCGACGTCGCCGGCTTCGCCTGCGCGTCGTTCCGCCGTTCCACCAACTACATCCGCATCCCGACCACCCTCATCGGGCTCATCGACGCCAGCGTCTCGATCAAGGTCGCCGTCAACCACGGGAAGTACAAGAACCGACTCGGCGCCTACCACGCCTCGCAGCAGGTCATCCTCGACTTCGCCTTCCTGCGCACGCTGCCGGAGGACCAGGTGCGCAACGGCATGGCCGAGCTGATCAAGATCAACACGGTCGCCGACGCGACGACCTTCGACCTCTTGGAGAAGTACGGCGAGGACCTGCTCGCCACCCGCTTCGGGCACCTCGACGGCACGCCAGAGCTGCGGGAGATCGCCCACCGGATCACGTACGACTCCATCGAGAGCATGCTCCGGCTCGAGACGCCCAACCTGCAGGAGCTCGACCTCGACCGGGTCATCGCCTTCGGTCACACCTGGAGCCCGACGCTCGAGCTGGCGCCCGAGGTCCCCTTCTTCCACGGGCACGCCATCAACATCGACATGGCCTTCTCCACGACCATCGCCGAGCAGCGCGGTCTCATCCCCGTCAGTGACCGCGACCGCATCTTCTGGCTGATGTCACGACTCGGTCTGGCTCTCGACAGCTCCTACCTCACGCCCGGGCTCGTCCACCAGGCGACCGACTCGATCCTGCAGACCCGTGACGGGCTCCTGCGCGCCGCTGTGCCGAGCCCGGTGGGCACCTGCGTGTTCCTCAACGACCTCACCCCCGACGAGCTGGAGTCGATCCTGGCCCGGCACCACGAGGTGGTGCGGTCGTATCCGCGCGGCGGCGAGGGTCTCGACATGTTCCTCGACAGCGACCGGTGA
- a CDS encoding HAD-IA family hydrolase — protein sequence MTALLFGSIGTLADTSELQRDAFNAAFVEHGLDWRWEHDDYVEMLRSSGGSDRVAVYAAQRGQDVDVAAVHATKSRLFQDRLASGGVSPRAGAAEAIDAARAQGVSVALVTTTEPANVAALLAALSPRITAEHFDLIVDTTSVSAPKPDPAAYLYAVKTLGQDASACVALEDNEGGLAAAAAAGVTCVAFPNTNTQSHEFAAAATRVSSVDLDQLTALVTHDGRSN from the coding sequence ATGACCGCCCTGCTCTTCGGCTCCATCGGCACGCTGGCCGATACCTCGGAACTTCAACGCGACGCCTTCAATGCCGCCTTCGTCGAGCACGGCCTCGACTGGCGCTGGGAGCACGACGACTACGTGGAGATGCTGCGCAGCAGCGGCGGCAGCGACCGTGTCGCGGTCTACGCGGCGCAGCGCGGGCAGGACGTCGATGTCGCCGCCGTGCACGCAACGAAGTCTCGCCTCTTCCAGGACCGGCTGGCCAGCGGGGGCGTGTCTCCGCGGGCCGGTGCGGCCGAGGCCATCGACGCCGCCCGGGCGCAGGGCGTGTCGGTCGCTCTGGTCACGACGACCGAGCCGGCCAACGTCGCCGCGCTGCTGGCCGCGCTCAGCCCCCGCATCACGGCCGAGCACTTCGACCTGATCGTCGACACCACGAGCGTGAGCGCTCCCAAGCCCGATCCGGCGGCCTACCTCTACGCCGTGAAGACCCTCGGCCAGGACGCCTCCGCGTGCGTTGCCCTCGAGGACAACGAGGGAGGCCTCGCAGCTGCCGCGGCCGCCGGGGTCACCTGCGTCGCCTTCCCCAACACCAACACCCAGAGCCACGAGTTCGCCGCGGCGGCGACCCGCGTGAGCAGTGTCGACCTCGACCAGCTCACCGCGCTCGTGACCCACGACGGACGGAGCAACTGA
- a CDS encoding S8 family serine peptidase — protein MNLRRHSTYSTRTTRWEVALAAAVAGLATCLPAVQGSPDAVEGAAQPLVRAAHTTSSFNSDEWGDAKADAVSKDVSGRNTSDKDPGSLFMVGKAIGARAVWAKKDDAGRQLTGQGVGVALLDSGVARVAGLTGAGKVTYGPDLSIEANGPLTQRDGFGHGTFMAGIIAARGTTDPSSSLSEAPASTQLGVAPDAALLAIKLANRDGSTDVSEVIAALDWVTQHPVLPDGTRVRVINLSYGTSSTQDYLADPLAAAAENAWRHGIVVVTSAGNDGSDDGRLNDPAIDPHVIAVGATDNHNTLYGWGADKATVASFSQVGSASRHVDLVAPGTSMVSTRAPGSFIDVHHPAGRPAGDVTGTLFRGSGTSEAAAVVSGSVALLLQAYPSLTPDQVKYALTSSADPVKDASEITSGAGALDLRQALETAGRLSGTDARARTLRAAAVQDYPASTGQGSIDAARGGSVLVDVDGVDLSGEIDVQGNPWDAAAWWAATSSTSAWSGGQWMGSTWTGDDWQADSHGLTSSRWSSSRWSSSRWSTADWDSSRWSSSRWSSSRWSSPRWSSSRWSSSDGS, from the coding sequence ATGAACCTGAGACGTCACTCGACGTACTCCACGCGAACCACCCGGTGGGAGGTGGCGCTCGCTGCGGCCGTCGCTGGGCTGGCTACCTGTCTTCCGGCGGTTCAGGGCTCCCCGGATGCGGTCGAGGGGGCGGCGCAGCCGCTGGTCCGAGCGGCTCATACGACCAGCAGCTTCAACAGTGACGAGTGGGGCGACGCCAAGGCCGACGCGGTCAGCAAGGACGTCTCCGGGAGGAACACGTCCGACAAGGACCCCGGCTCGCTGTTCATGGTGGGAAAGGCGATCGGTGCCCGCGCGGTGTGGGCGAAGAAGGACGACGCCGGCCGTCAGCTGACCGGGCAGGGCGTCGGGGTCGCGTTACTCGACTCCGGAGTCGCCCGCGTCGCCGGCCTGACCGGCGCAGGCAAGGTCACCTACGGCCCTGACCTGTCGATCGAAGCCAACGGCCCGTTGACCCAGCGCGACGGCTTCGGCCACGGCACCTTCATGGCCGGCATCATCGCCGCCCGGGGGACGACGGACCCCTCCTCGTCCCTGTCCGAGGCGCCGGCCAGCACACAGCTCGGAGTGGCCCCGGACGCGGCGCTCCTGGCCATCAAGCTCGCCAACAGGGACGGAAGCACCGACGTATCAGAGGTCATCGCTGCCCTGGACTGGGTCACCCAGCACCCGGTGCTGCCCGACGGCACCCGCGTGCGCGTCATCAACCTCTCCTACGGCACGAGCTCCACCCAGGACTATCTGGCTGACCCGTTGGCGGCGGCGGCGGAGAACGCCTGGCGGCACGGGATCGTTGTCGTCACCTCGGCGGGCAACGACGGGTCGGACGACGGTCGGCTCAACGACCCGGCGATCGATCCGCACGTCATCGCGGTGGGAGCCACCGACAACCACAACACGCTCTACGGCTGGGGCGCCGACAAGGCCACGGTGGCGTCGTTCTCTCAGGTGGGCTCGGCCTCCCGGCACGTCGACCTGGTCGCACCCGGCACGTCGATGGTGTCCACCAGGGCTCCCGGCTCCTTCATCGACGTCCACCACCCCGCCGGACGCCCTGCTGGCGACGTCACCGGCACGCTGTTCCGTGGCAGTGGCACCAGCGAGGCGGCCGCCGTGGTCTCCGGCTCGGTCGCGCTGCTGCTGCAGGCCTACCCGAGCCTGACACCGGACCAGGTCAAGTACGCCCTGACCTCCTCCGCCGACCCGGTCAAGGATGCCAGTGAGATCACGAGCGGAGCCGGTGCACTCGACCTGAGGCAGGCGCTGGAGACTGCCGGTCGGCTGAGCGGGACGGATGCGAGGGCCAGGACCCTGCGGGCGGCGGCCGTCCAGGACTACCCCGCCTCCACCGGGCAGGGGTCGATCGACGCCGCTCGAGGCGGATCCGTCCTGGTCGATGTCGACGGCGTCGACCTGTCGGGTGAGATCGACGTCCAGGGCAACCCCTGGGACGCAGCCGCCTGGTGGGCGGCCACCTCCAGCACGTCGGCCTGGTCCGGCGGTCAGTGGATGGGCAGCACCTGGACCGGTGACGACTGGCAAGCCGACTCCCACGGCCTCACCTCGTCGCGCTGGTCCTCGTCGCGGTGGTCCTCATCGCGCTGGAGCACCGCTGACTGGGACTCGTCGCGCTGGTCCTCGTCGCGCTGGTCCTCGTCGCGCTGGTCCTCCCCACGCTGGTCCTCGTCGCGGTGGTCTTCGTCGGACGGGTCCTAG